The following are encoded in a window of Sulfurimonas sp. C5 genomic DNA:
- the carB gene encoding carbamoyl-phosphate synthase large subunit — MPKRTDIKTILLIGSGPIIIGQACEFDYSGTQACKTLKELGYRVVLINSNPATIMTDPEFADRTYIEPIKEDIIAKIIKDEHVDAILPTMGGQTALNVAMKMYEKGMLEGVEFLGANPEAISKGEDRHLFNEAMIKIGMDLPKSKNAYSVEEAIEVAKEIGFPVISRASFTLAGGGSGVAYNMEEFEKLAQEGISASPINEIEIMESMLGWKEYEMEVIRDKADNCIIVCSIENFDPMGVHTGDSITVAPALTLTDKEYQRMRDASFAILREIGVDTGGSNVQFSIDPKTGRMIVIEMNPRVSRSSALASKATGYPIAKVATLLAVGFTLDEITNDITGTPAAFEPVIDYVVTKVPRFTFEKFPEAISTLSTSMKSVGEAMAIGRTFKESLQKALCSLETGLCGLDPIDADEDFIKHEIRRPNADRILYVAEGFRRGLSVEDIFELCNIDPWFLYQIEELIAAEKAMDDKVLFEEEAMRIAKVDGFSDKRIAQLVSQNTDNKVTENDVFEARKKLGVRQEYNEVDTCAAEFEALTPYLYSTTNITKLPVSKRESDKKKVLILGGGPNRIGQGIEFDYCCVHAAFALKEMGIETIMYNCNPETVSTDYDTSDVLYFEPIDFEHVREVIDTENPDGIIVHFGGQTPLKLADGLTKIGAKISGTPSAVIDLAEDREQFSDFVNKHGLKQPANGLASAKEQAPAIAEKIGYPVLVRPSFVLGGRGMKIVYSEAELNEYMDLAISVSNEAPVLIDKFLDQAIELDVDCISDGNEVYIGSVMQHIEEAGIHSGDSACSLPPVNLSQEMIEKVEAQTKTIALGLGVCGLMNVQYAIYEGEIYLIEVNPRASRTVPFVSKATGMPLAKVATRVMMGENLRDSLAYYDKYNIVEEVNGLMRPKLKGHISVKEAVFPFHKLYGADLVLSPEMKSTGEVMGISSNFGISFAKAQLSAGNNIPTAGTCFLSFVDADKEHAIPLAKDLVRHGFKLVATKGTQQTLEQAGVECEVVLKISEGRPNIEDAMKNDEIAMAINTSDNNTSKKDAVVIRQEVLKRNIPYFTTLSAARAAVLALDEMKDDSWSKATALQDFLV, encoded by the coding sequence ATGCCAAAACGCACCGACATTAAAACTATTTTACTTATAGGTTCTGGACCAATTATTATTGGTCAAGCTTGTGAGTTTGACTACTCTGGTACACAAGCCTGTAAAACTCTTAAAGAGCTTGGATACCGTGTAGTTCTTATCAACTCTAATCCAGCAACTATTATGACAGATCCTGAATTTGCAGATAGAACATATATTGAGCCGATCAAAGAAGATATTATTGCAAAAATCATCAAAGATGAGCATGTTGATGCAATCCTTCCAACGATGGGTGGACAAACAGCACTTAATGTCGCTATGAAAATGTATGAAAAAGGGATGTTAGAAGGGGTAGAATTTTTAGGTGCAAACCCTGAAGCTATTAGTAAAGGTGAAGACAGACACCTTTTCAATGAAGCTATGATTAAAATTGGTATGGATTTACCAAAAAGTAAAAATGCATACAGTGTTGAAGAAGCAATCGAAGTTGCTAAAGAGATAGGTTTCCCTGTTATCTCAAGAGCTTCATTTACACTAGCCGGTGGTGGTTCAGGTGTAGCATACAACATGGAAGAGTTTGAGAAACTTGCTCAAGAAGGAATTTCAGCTTCTCCTATTAATGAAATCGAAATTATGGAATCTATGCTCGGTTGGAAAGAGTATGAGATGGAAGTTATCCGTGACAAAGCGGACAACTGTATCATCGTATGTTCAATCGAAAACTTCGACCCTATGGGTGTACATACTGGAGACTCTATTACTGTTGCTCCTGCACTTACTCTAACAGACAAAGAATATCAAAGAATGCGTGATGCTTCTTTTGCTATTCTAAGAGAAATCGGTGTTGACACTGGTGGATCAAACGTTCAGTTCTCAATTGATCCTAAAACTGGTCGTATGATCGTAATTGAGATGAACCCTCGTGTATCTCGTTCATCTGCACTAGCATCTAAAGCAACGGGTTATCCGATCGCAAAAGTAGCAACTCTTCTTGCAGTTGGTTTTACACTTGATGAAATCACAAATGACATTACGGGAACTCCAGCAGCATTTGAGCCTGTAATTGACTACGTTGTAACAAAAGTACCTCGTTTTACGTTTGAGAAATTCCCTGAAGCTATCAGTACACTTTCAACTTCAATGAAGTCTGTTGGTGAAGCAATGGCAATCGGTCGTACATTTAAAGAATCTCTTCAGAAAGCACTTTGTTCACTTGAGACTGGACTATGCGGTCTTGATCCAATTGATGCTGATGAAGATTTTATTAAACACGAAATCCGTCGTCCAAATGCAGACAGAATTCTTTATGTTGCAGAAGGTTTCCGTCGCGGTTTAAGTGTTGAAGACATCTTTGAGCTTTGTAATATCGATCCTTGGTTCTTATACCAAATCGAAGAGCTTATTGCAGCTGAAAAAGCTATGGATGATAAAGTTCTTTTTGAAGAAGAAGCTATGAGAATCGCTAAAGTTGACGGTTTCTCAGACAAAAGAATTGCACAACTAGTGTCTCAAAATACTGATAACAAAGTTACTGAAAACGATGTATTTGAAGCAAGAAAAAAACTTGGCGTAAGACAAGAATACAATGAAGTAGATACTTGTGCAGCAGAGTTTGAAGCACTGACTCCATACCTTTATTCAACTACTAACATCACAAAACTTCCTGTTTCTAAAAGAGAATCAGATAAGAAAAAAGTTCTTATTCTAGGTGGTGGACCAAACAGAATCGGTCAAGGTATCGAATTTGACTACTGTTGTGTACACGCAGCATTTGCTTTAAAAGAGATGGGTATTGAAACTATTATGTACAACTGTAACCCTGAGACTGTTTCAACAGACTATGATACTTCAGATGTACTTTATTTCGAACCGATTGACTTTGAACACGTAAGAGAAGTAATTGATACTGAAAACCCAGATGGAATTATCGTACACTTTGGTGGACAAACTCCACTTAAACTGGCAGACGGTCTTACAAAAATCGGTGCTAAAATTTCTGGAACGCCTTCAGCTGTAATTGATCTAGCAGAAGATAGAGAACAATTCTCTGATTTCGTAAACAAACACGGTCTTAAACAACCGGCTAACGGTTTAGCTAGTGCTAAAGAGCAAGCTCCTGCTATCGCTGAAAAAATAGGTTACCCTGTACTTGTTCGTCCATCATTCGTTCTTGGTGGTCGTGGTATGAAAATCGTATATTCTGAAGCTGAATTAAATGAGTATATGGATTTAGCTATCTCTGTTTCAAATGAAGCTCCGGTTCTTATTGACAAGTTCTTAGACCAAGCGATCGAGCTAGACGTTGATTGTATCTCTGACGGTAATGAAGTATATATCGGTTCTGTTATGCAGCATATTGAAGAAGCCGGTATCCACTCTGGAGATTCAGCATGTTCACTACCGCCTGTAAACCTTTCTCAAGAGATGATCGAAAAAGTTGAAGCACAAACTAAAACTATCGCACTTGGTCTTGGTGTATGTGGTCTTATGAATGTTCAATACGCTATCTATGAAGGTGAAATTTACCTAATTGAAGTAAACCCTAGAGCTTCTCGTACAGTTCCTTTCGTTTCTAAAGCGACTGGTATGCCTCTGGCTAAAGTAGCAACTCGTGTAATGATGGGTGAGAACTTAAGAGACTCTCTTGCATACTACGATAAATACAATATTGTTGAAGAAGTTAACGGTTTAATGCGTCCAAAACTTAAAGGTCATATCTCTGTTAAAGAAGCGGTATTCCCATTCCATAAACTTTACGGTGCTGACTTAGTTCTTTCTCCTGAGATGAAATCTACCGGTGAAGTTATGGGTATCAGTTCTAACTTCGGTATCTCATTTGCAAAAGCTCAATTAAGTGCAGGAAACAATATCCCGACAGCTGGTACATGTTTCTTATCATTTGTAGATGCAGATAAAGAGCATGCTATTCCTTTAGCAAAAGACTTAGTACGTCATGGATTTAAACTTGTGGCTACAAAAGGTACACAACAAACTCTTGAACAAGCTGGTGTAGAGTGTGAAGTGGTTCTAAAGATCTCTGAAGGGCGTCCTAACATCGAAGATGCTATGAAAAACGATGAGATTGCAATGGCAATCAATACTTCAGATAATAACACAAGCAAAAAAGATGCAGTTGTAATTCGTCAAGAAGTTCTAAAACGTAATATCCCTTACTTTACAACTTTAAGTGCTGCACGTGCTGCAGTTCTGGCACTTGACGAAATGAAAGATGATTCATGGTCAAAAGCAACAGCACTACAAGACTTTTTAGTATAA
- a CDS encoding MipA/OmpV family protein: MRLLLVNLLLLSTLLLAQDSKQEVSLGFGPYIQSQPYKNTSDIILPSPVVFFDNSIFYVRWTRVGMYFLGEKNEDFSWGLSLTAQPRTLGYKGSDSLILSGMSERKSSIEGGIAFSAKYKGTYIENMLLHDLLGYHDSWLNKTELGTKYSIGKVNFYPSVVMLYMSKKFMNYYYGVKDSEVNLALNRPAYKANDGFEFGVQTYIGFPLTKNFSALFNLRYDYLPNSAKNSPLVEDNYIYSGLASILYNFEY, from the coding sequence ATGAGACTTCTTTTAGTCAACTTATTGTTACTCTCAACTTTACTTTTAGCTCAAGATTCAAAACAAGAAGTCAGCTTAGGTTTTGGTCCTTATATTCAGTCACAGCCATACAAAAACACATCTGACATTATTTTACCTTCACCTGTTGTTTTTTTTGACAATTCAATATTTTATGTACGTTGGACACGCGTAGGTATGTACTTTTTAGGGGAGAAAAATGAAGATTTTTCTTGGGGTTTATCACTTACTGCACAACCAAGAACTTTAGGTTATAAAGGAAGTGATTCACTAATCTTAAGCGGTATGAGTGAGAGAAAAAGCTCAATTGAAGGCGGTATAGCTTTTAGTGCTAAATATAAAGGTACATATATAGAAAACATGTTACTACACGATCTTCTTGGTTATCACGATTCTTGGCTTAACAAAACTGAACTTGGAACAAAATATTCTATTGGCAAAGTAAATTTCTATCCAAGCGTTGTAATGCTTTATATGAGTAAAAAATTTATGAACTACTACTACGGAGTCAAAGATAGTGAAGTCAACTTAGCACTTAATCGTCCTGCATATAAAGCAAATGATGGTTTTGAGTTCGGTGTACAAACTTACATCGGTTTTCCACTCACAAAAAACTTTTCTGCACTTTTCAATTTAAGATACGATTATCTCCCAAACAGTGCAAAAAACTCTCCATTGGTTGAAGATAATTACATTTATTCAGGATTAGCTTCAATTTTATATAACTTCGAGTACTAA
- the mreC gene encoding rod shape-determining protein MreC, with translation MNKSSIVYFFILLALFVGALNYSSTVQKPFISALNFIKDGYHNTTEYISDSYNRHFFQADTIDKLKEELQRYENNHLVMQELASEIDDLYQANDANMSINPEVELVRTISYQKLGNLNRLWLNVKDYNGSKIYGLVYKELVAGIVIKYDDKPLALLNSDIKSTYAVYIGDSKAPGIAHGNNEENIVVNFIPAWFIIHEGDEVVTSGLDNIFFKGLKVGKVISISQSEGYQNAIIKPYYQSTEPNYFYMIKVVK, from the coding sequence ATGAATAAATCTTCGATTGTATATTTCTTTATACTTCTTGCACTCTTTGTGGGTGCACTGAATTACTCCTCAACAGTACAAAAACCGTTTATTAGTGCGCTAAACTTTATTAAAGACGGTTACCACAACACTACAGAATATATCTCAGACAGCTATAACAGACACTTTTTTCAAGCCGATACAATAGACAAACTCAAAGAAGAGTTACAACGTTATGAGAACAACCATCTCGTAATGCAGGAGCTTGCTTCTGAAATCGATGATTTATATCAAGCTAACGATGCAAACATGAGTATCAATCCAGAAGTAGAACTTGTTCGTACCATATCTTACCAAAAATTAGGGAATCTCAATCGTTTATGGTTGAATGTAAAAGATTATAACGGTTCAAAAATTTATGGTCTTGTTTATAAAGAACTTGTTGCCGGTATTGTAATTAAATATGATGATAAACCTCTTGCTCTTTTAAATAGTGACATTAAAAGTACATATGCCGTCTATATTGGTGATTCTAAGGCACCTGGCATAGCTCATGGAAATAATGAAGAGAACATTGTAGTGAATTTCATACCTGCTTGGTTTATCATCCATGAAGGTGATGAAGTAGTTACATCGGGACTTGACAACATCTTTTTTAAAGGTTTAAAAGTTGGAAAAGTGATCTCAATCAGCCAGTCTGAAGGGTATCAAAATGCAATTATCAAACCCTATTATCAGTCTACAGAACCAAACTATTTTTATATGATTAAGGTTGTAAAATGA
- a CDS encoding rod shape-determining protein yields the protein MIFNKFIGLFSNDLSIDLGTANTIVIAKGRGIIINEPSVVAVKTEKYGQSRVLAVGHEAKEMVGKTPGNIKAIRPMKDGVIADFDMTEKMIRKFIEKAHGRSSLISPRIIICVPYGLTQVERKAVRESAMSAGAREVYLIEEPMAAAIGAGVDIREPQGNLVVDIGGGTTEIGVVSLGGLVLSKSIRTAGDKIDQGIINYVRKKYNLLIGERVAEEIKITIGTAVTLDEPLSMIINGRDQVEGLLSSVELTSDDARDAMKEPLKEIAEALRDVLEIMPPDLAGDIVNHGIILTGGGALIRQLDKYLSDIVKIPVFVADEPLLAVARGTGRALEEIDLLQELFENE from the coding sequence ATGATATTTAATAAATTTATTGGGCTTTTTTCAAACGATCTTTCGATTGACTTAGGAACTGCAAATACGATCGTTATCGCAAAAGGGAGAGGAATTATTATTAATGAACCTTCAGTTGTTGCAGTAAAAACAGAAAAATATGGACAAAGCAGAGTGCTTGCTGTTGGACATGAAGCAAAAGAGATGGTTGGGAAAACTCCAGGAAATATCAAAGCTATCCGCCCTATGAAAGACGGTGTTATCGCAGACTTCGATATGACAGAAAAGATGATCAGAAAGTTCATTGAAAAAGCACACGGGAGAAGTTCACTTATCTCTCCGCGTATCATTATCTGTGTACCTTACGGTCTTACTCAAGTTGAGAGAAAAGCTGTTCGCGAATCTGCAATGAGTGCAGGTGCAAGAGAGGTTTATCTGATTGAAGAGCCTATGGCAGCTGCAATCGGTGCTGGTGTAGACATTCGTGAACCACAAGGTAACTTAGTTGTTGATATCGGTGGCGGTACTACTGAAATCGGTGTTGTTTCACTTGGTGGTTTAGTACTTTCAAAATCTATCCGTACTGCTGGTGATAAAATTGATCAAGGTATCATCAACTACGTAAGAAAAAAATACAACTTACTTATCGGTGAAAGAGTTGCTGAAGAGATTAAAATCACTATCGGTACTGCTGTTACTTTAGATGAGCCGCTTTCTATGATCATCAACGGTCGTGACCAAGTAGAAGGACTTTTAAGCTCAGTTGAACTTACATCTGACGATGCACGTGATGCTATGAAAGAACCTCTTAAAGAGATTGCTGAAGCACTTCGTGACGTATTAGAGATTATGCCTCCTGATCTTGCAGGTGATATCGTAAACCACGGAATCATCTTAACTGGTGGTGGAGCACTAATCCGTCAACTGGACAAATATCTTTCAGATATCGTTAAAATCCCTGTTTTCGTAGCAGATGAACCGCTTTTAGCAGTTGCTCGCGGAACTGGTCGTGCTTTAGAAGAGATAGACCTACTACAAGAACTTTTCGAGAATGAATAA
- the clpX gene encoding ATP-dependent Clp protease ATP-binding subunit ClpX: MIHRHCSFCDASESETNPLIAGNGVYICKNCVISAYKIMFGDDKVSENEHEHKELLDAVDKLMTPKELDNFLGDYIIGQERARKLLSVAVYNHYKRIFKTHNVEDDDTEIAKSNILLIGPTGSGKTLMAQTIARVLNVPIAIADATSLTEAGYVGEDVENILTKLIQAADGDVERAQRGIIFLDEVDKISRMSENRSITRDVSGEGVQQALLKIIEGSVVNIPPKGGRKHPNQEFTAVDTSNILFICGGAFDGLEEILKRKQGENVLGFGHDKKTKDEKKPTFDMVEPDDLVQYGLIPELIGRLPIIASLNEITEDDMVRILTEPKNSLIKQYVKLFSIDNVELNFEEDALRAIAQKAIKRKTGARGLRAILEEAMIDIMYELPEYSGYEVLVTKEVIQNGEQPAYIKKTTQKTA, encoded by the coding sequence ATGATTCATAGACATTGTAGCTTTTGTGACGCAAGTGAGAGTGAAACAAATCCACTTATAGCCGGTAATGGTGTTTACATCTGTAAAAACTGTGTAATTTCTGCATATAAGATTATGTTCGGTGATGATAAAGTCTCTGAAAACGAACATGAGCACAAAGAACTTTTAGATGCAGTTGATAAACTGATGACTCCAAAAGAGTTAGATAACTTTTTAGGGGATTACATCATTGGTCAAGAAAGAGCAAGAAAGCTTTTAAGTGTTGCTGTTTATAACCACTATAAAAGAATTTTCAAAACTCATAACGTTGAAGATGACGATACAGAAATTGCAAAATCAAACATCTTACTTATCGGACCGACAGGAAGTGGTAAAACTCTTATGGCACAAACAATTGCCAGAGTATTAAACGTTCCTATTGCCATCGCAGATGCTACAAGTTTAACTGAAGCGGGATATGTTGGAGAAGATGTTGAAAACATCCTTACAAAATTGATCCAAGCAGCAGACGGTGACGTTGAGCGTGCTCAAAGAGGGATCATCTTCTTAGATGAAGTAGATAAAATTTCACGTATGAGTGAAAACCGTTCAATCACTCGTGACGTTTCGGGCGAAGGTGTACAACAAGCACTTCTTAAAATCATTGAAGGTTCTGTTGTAAACATTCCGCCAAAAGGTGGAAGAAAGCACCCTAACCAAGAATTCACAGCAGTTGACACATCAAATATTTTATTTATTTGTGGTGGTGCATTTGACGGTTTAGAAGAGATTTTAAAACGTAAACAAGGTGAAAATGTACTTGGTTTTGGACACGATAAAAAAACAAAAGATGAGAAAAAGCCTACATTTGACATGGTTGAACCTGACGATCTAGTACAATACGGACTTATTCCCGAACTAATCGGACGTTTACCAATTATTGCTTCACTTAACGAAATTACGGAAGATGATATGGTGCGCATTCTAACTGAGCCGAAAAATTCACTTATCAAACAATATGTAAAACTTTTCTCTATAGATAATGTAGAACTTAACTTTGAAGAAGATGCTCTTCGTGCAATTGCACAAAAAGCTATCAAGCGTAAAACTGGTGCTCGCGGACTTCGTGCTATTTTAGAAGAAGCGATGATAGATATTATGTATGAACTTCCTGAATACAGCGGCTATGAAGTACTTGTTACTAAAGAAGTTATCCAAAACGGTGAACAACCGGCATATATTAAAAAAACAACACAAAAAACAGCATAA
- the lpxA gene encoding acyl-ACP--UDP-N-acetylglucosamine O-acyltransferase codes for MSNISKLAVIEDGAVIGENVEIGPFCFVSSEAKIGDGTKIAQGACIYGKTTIGKNNEIFSHAVIGSIPQDLKFAGEDVELIIGDNNKIREFTLFNPGTKGGGGKTIIGNHNLFMGYVHLGHDVIIGNHCILANAATLAGHVELGDYVVIGGMTPVHQFVHIGDYAMIGGASALSQDVPPYCMAEGNRANLRGLNLTGLRRHIERDDINALKAAYRELFESGKPLKDTASEILEATKNHYVTDLCNFVIKTKRGIPFERKTENDS; via the coding sequence TTGAGTAATATTTCCAAACTTGCCGTTATTGAAGACGGTGCAGTTATCGGTGAAAATGTTGAAATCGGACCGTTTTGTTTCGTATCTTCTGAAGCGAAAATCGGCGATGGAACAAAGATCGCACAAGGTGCATGTATCTACGGTAAAACAACGATCGGAAAAAATAACGAGATCTTTTCTCATGCCGTAATTGGTTCAATTCCGCAAGACCTTAAGTTTGCAGGAGAAGATGTTGAACTGATTATCGGTGACAACAACAAGATCAGAGAATTTACACTTTTCAACCCGGGAACTAAAGGCGGCGGCGGTAAAACAATTATCGGAAACCACAACCTTTTTATGGGTTACGTTCACTTGGGTCACGATGTTATCATCGGAAACCACTGTATCTTGGCAAATGCCGCTACGTTAGCAGGTCACGTTGAACTTGGTGATTATGTAGTTATCGGTGGAATGACACCTGTACATCAATTTGTTCATATAGGGGACTATGCAATGATTGGAGGTGCATCTGCACTTTCTCAGGATGTTCCACCGTATTGTATGGCTGAAGGAAACCGTGCCAACTTAAGAGGTCTAAACCTGACAGGTCTTAGACGCCACATTGAAAGAGATGACATCAATGCACTAAAAGCTGCTTATCGTGAACTTTTTGAATCGGGTAAACCTTTAAAAGATACGGCAAGTGAAATTTTAGAAGCTACAAAAAATCATTACGTAACCGATTTATGTAACTTTGTAATTAAGACAAAGCGTGGTATCCCGTTTGAAAGGAAAACAGAAAATGATTCATAG
- the fabZ gene encoding 3-hydroxyacyl-ACP dehydratase FabZ, whose amino-acid sequence MMDVVEIQNILPHRYPFLLVDRITEIVKNESLVGYKNVSISEPVFEGHFPGHPIYPGVMILEGMAQAGGVLAFKSMDNLSEEEVKNKVVYFMSIDKAKFRNPVKPGDRLEYRISVIKHKGAIWLLKGEAYVDDKLTSEAELKAMIVDK is encoded by the coding sequence ATTATGGATGTTGTAGAGATTCAAAACATATTACCTCACCGTTACCCTTTCTTACTAGTTGACAGAATTACAGAAATCGTTAAAAACGAGTCACTTGTAGGTTATAAAAACGTATCTATTTCAGAACCTGTATTTGAAGGTCACTTCCCGGGTCACCCGATCTACCCTGGTGTTATGATTTTAGAAGGTATGGCACAAGCCGGCGGTGTATTAGCATTCAAAAGTATGGATAACCTAAGCGAAGAGGAAGTAAAAAACAAAGTTGTTTACTTCATGAGTATCGATAAAGCGAAATTCAGAAACCCTGTAAAACCGGGAGATCGTCTTGAGTACAGAATCTCTGTTATCAAACATAAAGGTGCGATTTGGCTACTTAAAGGTGAAGCTTACGTTGATGACAAGTTGACAAGTGAAGCGGAACTTAAAGCTATGATCGTAGATAAATAA
- a CDS encoding epoxyqueuosine reductase QueH, whose protein sequence is MLVHICCSVDSHFFLEKLQHDFPEEKLTGFFYDPNIHPYSEYQLRYLDVQRSCKKLGIDLLEGEYDFEAWLDAVRGLEKEPEKGARCEVCFDKRFITSAKKALELGEKKITTTLLVSPLKSQEQLKRVGDDFHAKHGVEFIAVDYRSGGGTQDQSRVTKEEQLYRQDYCGCIYGLTMQREHQEKLMDEMFSPISGQTLPASIEERLEMYAHRNELEDKGINYHIIKQKFLNYRQFNFKLISGKKDVLDAYALSYSTLPRKKAQGRIEFEAHNVAYFNREEIKFVTLEFFNEQNSTNYKTIKELIYNPLSFEKELEFRKKVNDTNYDLSPIIVVTNLPDTKLSIELDATTYEDTKEKLIIL, encoded by the coding sequence ATGCTAGTTCATATCTGCTGTTCGGTTGACAGCCATTTTTTCTTGGAAAAGCTCCAACATGATTTTCCCGAAGAAAAACTGACTGGATTTTTCTACGATCCAAACATTCACCCATACTCAGAATACCAACTACGCTACCTTGATGTACAGCGTTCTTGCAAAAAACTCGGCATTGATTTACTTGAAGGCGAGTACGATTTTGAAGCTTGGCTTGATGCCGTACGCGGACTAGAAAAAGAGCCTGAAAAAGGTGCCCGCTGTGAAGTATGTTTTGATAAACGCTTCATCACGAGTGCAAAAAAAGCGCTAGAACTAGGCGAGAAAAAGATCACAACTACCCTGCTTGTAAGCCCGCTAAAATCCCAAGAGCAGCTCAAACGTGTCGGCGATGATTTTCATGCAAAGCACGGTGTTGAATTTATTGCCGTAGATTACAGAAGCGGCGGCGGCACACAGGATCAATCACGCGTAACAAAAGAGGAACAACTCTACCGTCAGGACTACTGCGGATGTATCTATGGACTTACAATGCAAAGAGAGCATCAAGAGAAACTTATGGATGAGATGTTCTCCCCTATTTCTGGACAAACTCTGCCTGCTTCGATTGAAGAACGTTTAGAGATGTACGCACACCGCAATGAACTCGAAGACAAAGGTATAAATTACCATATTATCAAACAGAAGTTTTTAAACTACCGTCAATTTAATTTTAAACTTATCAGCGGAAAAAAAGATGTGCTTGATGCCTATGCACTCTCCTACTCTACACTTCCGAGAAAAAAAGCGCAAGGACGCATAGAGTTTGAAGCACATAACGTTGCTTATTTTAACCGTGAGGAGATCAAGTTTGTTACATTAGAATTTTTCAATGAACAAAACTCCACAAACTATAAAACGATAAAAGAGTTAATCTATAATCCCCTCTCGTTCGAAAAAGAGCTTGAATTTAGAAAAAAAGTCAACGATACCAATTATGACTTAAGCCCTATAATTGTAGTTACAAACCTCCCGGATACAAAGCTTTCCATAGAACTTGATGCTACAACTTATGAGGACACAAAAGAAAAGCTAATCATTTTATAA
- a CDS encoding (2Fe-2S)-binding protein, whose translation MKVCRCAYIDYDSIVESVKKYGDDLEAIQEETDAGTICEMCMFDECSKIDISLPEAIKKALEEL comes from the coding sequence ATGAAAGTATGCAGATGTGCCTATATTGATTATGATTCTATTGTAGAAAGTGTAAAAAAATACGGTGATGATTTAGAAGCAATTCAAGAAGAAACTGATGCTGGCACTATTTGTGAAATGTGTATGTTTGATGAATGTTCCAAAATAGACATCTCTTTACCTGAAGCGATCAAAAAAGCCTTAGAAGAACTATGA
- a CDS encoding peptidylprolyl isomerase codes for MFGRQLKEYDLSNVNEFQWAKVSTNKGDIWIKLYPEETPNTVANFAYLANTGFYNDLNFHRVIPGFMAQGGCPHGTGTGGPDWAIACETNKNTHRHVKGTLSMAHAGPNTGGSQFFICFVPCPHLDGVHTVFGGIEADDAESMAVLDSIQMQDAINSIEIFAERA; via the coding sequence ATGTTCGGAAGACAACTAAAAGAGTACGATTTATCAAATGTTAATGAGTTCCAATGGGCAAAAGTTTCAACAAACAAAGGTGATATCTGGATCAAGCTTTATCCTGAAGAAACACCAAATACGGTTGCAAACTTTGCTTACTTAGCTAATACTGGTTTTTATAACGACTTAAACTTCCACAGAGTTATCCCAGGTTTCATGGCTCAAGGTGGATGTCCACACGGAACTGGTACTGGCGGACCTGACTGGGCGATCGCTTGTGAAACAAACAAAAACACTCACAGACACGTAAAAGGAACATTATCTATGGCTCATGCTGGACCAAACACTGGTGGTAGCCAATTTTTCATCTGTTTCGTTCCATGTCCACACTTAGACGGTGTTCACACAGTTTTTGGTGGTATTGAAGCTGACGATGCTGAATCTATGGCAGTTTTAGATTCTATCCAAATGCAAGATGCAATCAACTCTATCGAGATTTTTGCAGAAAGAGCGTAA